A stretch of Mucilaginibacter terrae DNA encodes these proteins:
- a CDS encoding DEAD/DEAH box helicase — protein MIECNTQLYDYQRNDLNKLFTKMEQVSNTYKLLYQLPTGGGKTVIFSEIANQFILKYKQNVMILTHRQELCNQTSITLKKCGIVNKVINSQVKRVKKTNEFKCYVAMVETLKNRIETGDINIDDIGLLIIDEAHHNSFQKLIDKFANARVIGVTATPYSSDASLPMYKTYDELIIGESIESLIENGFLAAPTTWRYDVELNTLQTGTHGDFTTTTSDELYASPAMLELLLHAYEEHSKNKKVLIFNNGIFASKAVCQMFNDAGYPAKHLDNETTATERADILLWLKKTKNAILTSVSILTTGFDEPTIQTVILNRATTSLTLYHQMIGRGSRRLPKKKTFTIIDLGNNVDRFGQWNAAVDWQFVFDHPDAYNESIQIHSSHDSHKMPSEMRSMFPNTLEIAFDVQQAYHEAIEAGRKPSTIIAASIDQHAQMCTDNSDTIAEALALAAQLETEVTWRVKQYGKCLGKATKNYLEWLQEDYKSKLEEQIKDVMAQRLTQKIAV, from the coding sequence ATGATTGAATGTAATACCCAGCTTTACGATTATCAACGCAATGATCTTAACAAGTTGTTTACTAAAATGGAACAAGTGTCCAATACTTATAAACTGCTGTATCAATTGCCTACCGGCGGCGGAAAGACAGTCATATTTTCGGAAATCGCCAACCAGTTTATTCTAAAGTATAAGCAAAATGTTATGATATTAACGCATCGGCAGGAGCTTTGCAATCAAACATCCATTACCTTGAAAAAATGCGGCATAGTGAATAAGGTAATCAATAGTCAAGTAAAACGGGTTAAGAAAACTAACGAGTTTAAATGTTACGTAGCCATGGTTGAAACGCTGAAAAATCGCATTGAAACCGGAGATATAAACATTGATGATATAGGACTCTTGATTATAGACGAAGCTCATCATAATTCTTTCCAGAAACTGATAGACAAATTTGCTAATGCCCGTGTTATTGGTGTTACAGCAACGCCTTACAGCTCAGATGCCAGTTTGCCGATGTATAAGACTTATGACGAACTGATTATTGGCGAAAGTATTGAATCACTTATTGAAAACGGATTTTTAGCCGCGCCAACAACATGGCGTTATGATGTAGAGTTGAATACGTTGCAAACAGGTACTCACGGTGATTTTACTACCACCACATCAGATGAGCTTTACGCCTCACCGGCTATGCTTGAATTATTGTTACATGCTTATGAAGAGCATTCAAAAAACAAAAAAGTATTAATTTTCAATAATGGCATTTTTGCATCAAAGGCGGTTTGCCAAATGTTTAACGACGCCGGTTATCCTGCCAAACATCTGGACAATGAAACCACTGCGACAGAACGTGCGGATATTTTGCTATGGCTGAAAAAAACTAAGAATGCTATTTTAACATCAGTTTCTATCCTGACAACCGGATTTGATGAACCTACCATACAAACTGTCATTTTAAACAGGGCAACCACATCATTAACGTTGTACCATCAAATGATTGGCCGCGGCTCCAGGCGTTTACCCAAAAAGAAAACGTTTACCATTATTGATTTGGGAAATAACGTTGACAGGTTTGGCCAATGGAATGCCGCGGTTGACTGGCAGTTTGTGTTTGATCATCCTGATGCCTATAATGAGAGTATACAAATACACAGCAGTCATGATTCGCATAAAATGCCTTCGGAAATGCGATCCATGTTTCCAAATACCTTAGAGATTGCATTTGATGTACAACAGGCTTATCACGAAGCGATTGAAGCAGGACGGAAGCCCAGCACCATAATTGCTGCATCAATTGATCAACACGCGCAAATGTGTACCGATAATAGCGACACCATTGCCGAGGCACTTGCCTTGGCCGCTCAATTAGAAACTGAAGTTACCTGGCGTGTAAAGCAATACGGTAAATGCCTGGGAAAAGCGACCAAAAACTATCTTGAGTGGTTACAAGAAGATTATAAATCTAAACTTGAAGAACAGATCAAAGATGTGATGGCTCAAAGGCTCACACAAAAAATAGCAGTTTAA
- a CDS encoding PAS domain-containing protein, with protein MKTNSNPALPPVALRVFETLPTCCMVLSPALYILTASDDYLKLTGKSREEITGKYLFDIFPKVPEWANGAEGDIAASLEKVLATGIAHRMPVARFDVPDHSNSSNLKETHWDTVHKPVLDADGNIVYIIHETRNVSAQVIDNNILRVSVDQERNKKIYAENLSHQMEMLFHSVPAQIAIISGPDMVYSYINPQYQRELFPNREVMGMPLLAAVPEIADKPIWHTLKNVYSTGEPYINTEICVPLASENGGQLSDHYFNVVYQPLRNEHGEVNAILSFKYDVTEHVTARKMLEISAQEAGLLNARLQQAFEKLQAGNEELTAANEEMAATNEELKQAQDELALLNENLEEKVRERTNKLLESEREQQALNEELTAMNEELSATNEELSISQRSLQEIVNQLGISEQKIRSLVESAPFPIAVYTGREMCIEMVNQALIDTWNRGSDLIGRTYSEVLPELAGTGVYEALAEVYRTGVAYHARNNQVDLMIDGALKPFYFNYDFTPLFDDKGNVYGVMNTAADVTDLVTAKLQAEQSQKSLFNIIMRSPVSKGILMGPDHIVDVANDRIIELWGKPRQALMKKPIFDGLPEAKGQGIEELLKRVYTTGETIEANERPVKLLRNNRLETLYLNFVYQPYRDAYNNIIGVIVNAIDLTAQVKAREEVQQLNEELAATNEELQSANDQQTVINENLAMLNAALKISQDDLQLAVEAAGLGTWDLNPQTGKLAGNEITKSWFGFDPDEDIELSKAIAAIAEPERAAVAKSIEDAVSYASGGNYDIHYTILNPLDERPRVVRAKGKAIFDDRHRATRLSGVLFDVTEQKKDEQRKNDFIGITSHELKTPLTSLKALIQVTAIKLKNSGDPFLQDAITKSGLQVKKMEAMINSFLNVSRLESGKMVLEKSLFDLSELLGDVIGEAELTMSGSRIRFEKCGQVMLEADKDKIESVITNLINNAVKYSPKGTPISVHCEHIADKVRVSVQDQGLGINEEDQKRIFDRYYRVESMLAKHISGFGIGLYLSSEIIQLHGGLIAVKSEVGKGSTFWFELPDVASFKQ; from the coding sequence ATGAAAACAAACAGCAATCCGGCTCTGCCGCCTGTTGCTTTGCGCGTATTCGAAACTCTTCCCACCTGCTGCATGGTGCTTTCACCGGCGCTTTATATACTTACGGCCAGCGATGATTATTTGAAACTTACCGGTAAAAGCCGCGAAGAAATCACCGGCAAATACTTATTCGATATTTTCCCAAAGGTGCCGGAATGGGCGAACGGTGCGGAAGGCGACATAGCCGCATCATTAGAAAAAGTACTGGCAACCGGGATAGCACATCGCATGCCAGTGGCACGGTTCGACGTTCCCGACCATAGCAACAGCAGCAATTTAAAGGAAACTCATTGGGATACTGTACACAAGCCGGTGTTAGACGCTGACGGCAATATAGTTTATATTATCCATGAAACCCGGAACGTGTCGGCGCAGGTAATCGACAATAATATACTGAGAGTGTCCGTTGATCAGGAGCGTAATAAAAAGATATATGCAGAAAACCTGAGCCATCAGATGGAAATGCTCTTCCATTCCGTTCCGGCGCAAATCGCTATCATCAGCGGCCCTGACATGGTGTACTCCTATATTAACCCGCAATACCAGCGAGAGCTTTTCCCGAACCGCGAGGTAATGGGTATGCCGCTCCTGGCTGCCGTTCCGGAGATTGCAGATAAGCCTATATGGCACACGCTTAAAAATGTGTATAGTACCGGTGAACCTTACATCAATACCGAGATATGTGTGCCACTTGCTTCAGAAAACGGTGGCCAACTCAGTGATCATTATTTTAATGTAGTGTACCAGCCCCTGCGTAACGAACATGGTGAGGTGAACGCTATATTGAGCTTTAAGTATGATGTTACCGAACATGTTACTGCCCGCAAGATGCTGGAAATAAGCGCACAGGAAGCCGGGCTGTTGAACGCCCGTTTACAACAGGCATTTGAAAAACTGCAGGCCGGCAATGAGGAGCTGACGGCTGCCAACGAAGAAATGGCCGCCACCAACGAAGAATTGAAACAGGCGCAGGACGAGCTTGCCTTATTGAATGAAAATCTTGAAGAAAAGGTAAGGGAACGTACTAACAAACTTTTAGAAAGCGAGCGTGAACAGCAGGCCCTAAACGAGGAGCTGACTGCCATGAACGAGGAGCTTTCGGCAACCAATGAGGAATTAAGTATCAGCCAGCGTAGTTTGCAGGAGATTGTAAACCAACTTGGCATCAGTGAGCAAAAGATACGCAGCCTGGTGGAGAGCGCACCTTTTCCAATCGCAGTTTACACAGGCAGGGAAATGTGTATTGAGATGGTTAATCAGGCCCTGATCGATACCTGGAACCGCGGTTCAGACTTAATCGGCAGAACTTACTCCGAAGTATTGCCTGAACTGGCCGGCACCGGTGTTTATGAAGCGCTCGCTGAGGTCTACAGAACAGGTGTGGCTTATCACGCGCGGAATAACCAGGTCGATCTGATGATTGACGGAGCACTAAAGCCGTTCTATTTTAATTACGATTTTACGCCACTCTTTGATGACAAGGGTAATGTTTACGGTGTGATGAACACCGCGGCTGATGTGACCGACCTTGTGACCGCTAAGTTACAGGCTGAACAAAGTCAAAAAAGCTTGTTTAACATCATCATGCGTTCCCCGGTATCCAAAGGCATCCTGATGGGGCCAGATCATATCGTTGATGTGGCAAATGACCGGATAATTGAGCTATGGGGTAAACCGCGGCAAGCGTTGATGAAAAAGCCGATATTTGACGGGTTGCCCGAAGCCAAAGGCCAGGGAATTGAAGAATTACTAAAGCGGGTATATACAACAGGTGAAACTATTGAAGCGAATGAGCGGCCGGTAAAATTACTACGTAATAATAGGCTTGAAACGCTATACCTGAACTTTGTTTACCAGCCATACCGCGATGCGTACAACAATATTATTGGCGTTATTGTTAACGCTATCGACCTCACCGCGCAGGTAAAAGCAAGAGAAGAAGTACAGCAACTCAACGAAGAACTTGCGGCAACTAATGAAGAACTGCAATCTGCCAATGACCAGCAAACTGTAATTAATGAGAATTTGGCCATGTTGAATGCAGCGCTGAAGATAAGCCAGGACGACCTGCAGTTGGCGGTAGAAGCAGCCGGGCTTGGCACCTGGGATTTGAATCCGCAAACAGGAAAACTCGCTGGCAATGAAATTACGAAATCATGGTTCGGTTTTGATCCTGATGAAGATATTGAACTTAGTAAAGCGATAGCAGCGATTGCTGAGCCGGAACGGGCTGCGGTTGCAAAAAGTATTGAAGACGCGGTATCTTACGCATCAGGCGGAAATTACGACATTCATTATACCATACTGAACCCGTTGGATGAGCGCCCCCGTGTAGTGAGGGCTAAAGGGAAAGCTATATTTGATGACCGGCATCGAGCCACCCGCCTGAGTGGTGTGCTTTTCGACGTTACCGAACAGAAGAAAGATGAACAGCGCAAAAATGATTTTATTGGTATTACAAGCCACGAGCTAAAAACGCCGCTTACGTCTCTAAAGGCGCTTATACAGGTAACGGCAATCAAGCTTAAAAACAGTGGTGATCCATTTTTGCAGGATGCCATAACAAAATCTGGTTTACAGGTTAAAAAAATGGAGGCTATGATCAACAGCTTTCTCAACGTTTCGCGACTTGAGTCAGGCAAAATGGTGCTTGAAAAATCCCTGTTCGACCTTTCTGAACTATTGGGTGATGTAATCGGCGAAGCTGAACTAACAATGTCCGGCTCGCGCATACGATTTGAAAAGTGCGGGCAGGTTATGCTGGAGGCCGATAAAGACAAAATAGAATCAGTTATTACAAACCTGATTAATAATGCGGTTAAGTATTCGCCCAAAGGCACTCCCATATCCGTTCATTGTGAGCATATAGCGGATAAGGTGCGGGTAAGCGTCCAAGATCAGGGATTGGGCATAAACGAAGAAGATCAAAAGCGGATATTTGACCGATACTATCGTGTGGAATCAATGCTGGCCAAACATATATCAGGCTTTGGTATTGGCTTATATTTAAGTTCAGAGATCATACAGTTGCATGGCGGTTTAATAGCGGTTAAAAGCGAAGTTGGTAAAGGGTCAACATTTTGGTTTGAATTGCCTGATGTGGCATCTTTCAAACAATAG
- a CDS encoding response regulator transcription factor yields the protein MKKNKVLLVEDNDEISSIVSWLLEEEGYAVNSTTHLPAKQLAAFEPDLIVLDEWLADIGGHMLCKEIKAMAELAHVPVIIFSTATDIEELMASCGADGFVRKPFDLQELTREVGRLLNPHKISASYN from the coding sequence ATGAAAAAAAATAAAGTGTTGCTGGTGGAAGATAATGACGAGATCAGCTCGATTGTAAGTTGGTTACTGGAAGAGGAGGGTTACGCTGTTAATTCCACAACTCACCTGCCGGCAAAGCAACTTGCCGCATTTGAGCCAGACCTTATCGTACTTGACGAATGGCTTGCCGATATCGGTGGGCATATGCTATGCAAAGAGATCAAGGCCATGGCCGAGCTGGCACATGTACCGGTCATTATATTTTCCACAGCTACTGATATTGAAGAACTGATGGCAAGTTGCGGAGCCGACGGCTTTGTGCGTAAACCATTTGACCTGCAAGAATTGACCCGTGAGGTAGGCCGATTGTTGAATCCTCATAAAATTTCCGCCTCTTATAATTGA
- a CDS encoding AraC family transcriptional regulator yields the protein MKKRDGFEGEVLINLPPKVYKEFFTREPGFFQIYVAHIGFFPKAYGHYREWRKGCEDNIVFYCLNGKGNYVIGDKRYQLTANQYTIIPATEQCIRYWADAEDPWTIYWVHFNGENLKTFNSFLNIDQHKGPVPIPFNAKGIELWNDMCQSLELGYSKENLCNTSFCLYSFVATFLFPEKHIPVAKEESTDLTTLTIRHMRDNLHKKLSIDDMASHHKMSSSHFSTLFRKSTGMPPMDYFINIKMQKACQLLYSNESKIKEVAIELGYDDPYYFSRVFKKYMGVSPEQYKVASFKTTSKETE from the coding sequence ATGAAAAAACGGGATGGCTTTGAAGGAGAGGTATTGATCAATTTACCTCCGAAAGTTTATAAAGAATTTTTCACCAGGGAGCCGGGATTTTTTCAGATCTATGTAGCACATATTGGTTTTTTCCCGAAAGCATACGGCCATTACCGCGAATGGCGTAAAGGCTGCGAAGATAATATTGTGTTCTATTGCCTTAATGGCAAAGGCAATTATGTAATAGGCGATAAAAGATACCAACTTACTGCCAACCAGTACACCATAATTCCGGCTACCGAACAATGTATAAGGTACTGGGCTGATGCCGAAGACCCATGGACCATATATTGGGTACATTTTAATGGCGAAAACCTTAAAACGTTTAACAGCTTTTTAAATATTGATCAGCATAAAGGCCCGGTACCAATACCATTTAACGCCAAAGGTATTGAGCTTTGGAATGATATGTGCCAAAGCCTTGAGTTGGGTTACAGTAAAGAAAATCTATGTAATACCAGCTTTTGTCTTTACAGTTTTGTAGCTACTTTCTTATTCCCCGAAAAACATATACCTGTTGCCAAAGAAGAAAGCACCGACCTTACCACATTAACCATCAGGCACATGCGTGATAATTTGCATAAAAAACTATCCATTGATGATATGGCTTCTCACCATAAAATGTCAAGCTCTCATTTTTCAACCCTGTTTAGAAAATCGACCGGAATGCCGCCAATGGACTATTTCATTAATATAAAAATGCAAAAGGCCTGCCAGTTGCTTTATTCAAACGAATCAAAAATTAAGGAAGTAGCTATTGAACTGGGGTATGATGACCCTTATTATTTTTCAAGAGTATTTAAAAAATATATGGGGGTTTCGCCAGAGCAGTATAAGGTTGCTTCTTTCAAAACTACATCTAAGGAGACTGAATGA
- a CDS encoding SDR family NAD(P)-dependent oxidoreductase translates to MNTDLLAGKVVLLTGGTEGIGFECAKVYNAAGAKVCIISNSLQSLNQAKNNLHNQGIHYVCTDISVADEVQAAIEETIMVFGKIDIVHNNAGISNPSSTLCETTDDEWNRLFDVNVKGIYHTTKYAIDQLIKNRGVILNTGSLVGEIGQERHAAYTATKGAISALTKSMALDYAASGIRVNAVAPAGVWTPMLRSWSHQQINKHEIEDYLDNIHALGYCPNSDVIADACLFLVSDQARFITGCVLPVTGGAELGYRKILQPNQASV, encoded by the coding sequence ATGAATACAGATTTATTAGCGGGCAAAGTGGTGCTTTTAACAGGAGGCACCGAAGGTATTGGATTTGAATGCGCAAAAGTATATAATGCAGCCGGTGCAAAGGTTTGTATTATTAGCAACAGTCTTCAAAGTTTAAACCAGGCTAAAAACAATTTACATAACCAGGGTATACATTATGTATGTACCGATATTTCGGTAGCTGATGAAGTGCAAGCTGCGATAGAGGAAACCATAATGGTTTTTGGTAAAATTGATATTGTTCATAATAATGCCGGCATATCAAATCCTTCGAGCACACTTTGCGAAACAACAGATGACGAGTGGAACAGGCTATTTGATGTAAATGTTAAAGGCATCTACCACACTACTAAATACGCTATAGATCAGCTTATAAAAAACCGTGGCGTTATTTTAAACACGGGCAGCCTGGTTGGCGAAATAGGGCAGGAGCGCCACGCAGCATACACGGCAACTAAGGGCGCTATAAGTGCCTTAACCAAATCTATGGCGCTTGATTACGCAGCCAGCGGCATACGCGTAAATGCGGTAGCACCGGCCGGTGTGTGGACGCCGATGCTACGCAGTTGGAGTCATCAGCAAATTAATAAGCATGAAATTGAAGATTATTTAGATAACATTCATGCGCTTGGCTATTGCCCCAACAGCGATGTAATTGCAGATGCTTGTCTTTTTCTTGTTTCAGATCAGGCACGTTTTATCACTGGGTGCGTGCTGCCGGTAACCGGTGGTGCCGAACTGGGCTATCGAAAAATTTTGCAGCCTAATCAGGCAAGTGTATAA
- a CDS encoding enolase C-terminal domain-like protein — translation MIKKIVIDDKRYRLDGDAGSDAVHRDPVYSYAVTQLVDDNGYTGTGLAFTLGVGNELVCQAAKYYAEQLVGKDIEELMADFGSFFNKLSNDQQFRWLGPHKGVVQLALASVTNACYDLWAKRRGVPLWKLLTGLSPEQVVATLDLTYLEDELTRAEAVDLLTTMQKGADSRKSILKTGYPGYDTSVGWFNYSDEKVRDNCKKAVDAGFTALKLKVGSEDFERDIRRANLVREVAGDEVKVMLDANQQWNLPQATYICKQLTNMNPYWIEEPTHPDDVIAHQILAKTIAPVKLALGEHVPNKIIFKNYLQAKAASFIQVDAVRVGGVSEFITVSLLCKKYGIPVVPHVGDMGQIHQHLVLFNHISMGHEALFLEHIPHLKKYFLHPANVVNGVYQTPVEPGSSSDLLPS, via the coding sequence ATGATAAAAAAGATAGTCATCGATGATAAAAGGTATCGTTTAGATGGTGATGCCGGAAGTGATGCTGTTCACCGCGATCCTGTTTACTCATATGCAGTCACCCAACTGGTAGATGATAATGGCTATACCGGCACAGGGCTGGCCTTTACTTTAGGTGTCGGAAACGAGCTGGTATGCCAGGCTGCCAAGTATTATGCCGAGCAATTAGTTGGTAAGGATATTGAAGAATTGATGGCCGATTTTGGAAGCTTTTTTAATAAGCTATCTAACGATCAGCAGTTCAGATGGCTGGGGCCGCATAAAGGTGTTGTTCAACTTGCATTGGCATCGGTAACAAATGCTTGTTATGATTTATGGGCAAAACGCAGAGGCGTTCCGTTGTGGAAATTACTTACCGGTTTATCACCTGAGCAAGTTGTGGCCACACTTGATCTTACTTATCTCGAAGATGAACTCACCAGGGCCGAAGCTGTGGATCTCCTCACAACCATGCAGAAAGGTGCCGACAGCCGGAAAAGTATTTTGAAAACAGGGTACCCCGGCTATGATACATCAGTAGGGTGGTTTAATTACAGCGATGAAAAAGTGCGCGACAATTGTAAGAAAGCGGTGGATGCAGGGTTTACAGCATTAAAGCTTAAGGTAGGTTCTGAAGATTTTGAGCGCGATATACGCCGGGCCAACCTGGTGCGCGAGGTTGCAGGTGATGAGGTAAAAGTAATGCTTGATGCCAACCAGCAATGGAATTTACCACAAGCCACTTATATTTGTAAGCAGCTTACAAATATGAATCCGTATTGGATTGAAGAACCAACTCACCCTGACGATGTTATAGCACATCAGATACTTGCAAAAACCATTGCACCTGTAAAACTTGCCCTGGGCGAACATGTGCCTAACAAAATTATTTTCAAAAATTATCTGCAGGCCAAAGCAGCATCATTTATCCAGGTAGATGCCGTACGGGTTGGTGGGGTAAGTGAGTTTATTACAGTTAGTTTGTTATGTAAAAAGTACGGCATACCCGTGGTACCTCATGTGGGCGATATGGGGCAAATTCACCAACACCTGGTTTTGTTTAATCATATATCGATGGGGCATGAGGCCTTATTTCTGGAGCATATACCACATTTGAAAAAATATTTCCTTCATCCGGCAAATGTGGTAAACGGCGTATACCAAACGCCTGTGGAGCCAGGCAGCAGCAGCGATTTGTTGCCATCTTAA
- a CDS encoding sodium:solute symporter has protein sequence MINSIDGVISLIYIIAIFIIGLWAGIRHKAKSNGSSANEYFLAGKTLRWPMIGLALFATNISCIHLVSLAQSGFDSGLLNGNFEWMASFTLILLAVFFVPFYLKSGVSTLPDFLEKRYDRASRDWLAIVSVASAIIIHIAFSLLAGGIVLQTLLGINMYYSVIAIAIITAVYTIVGGLTAVVVTESIQTVVLLAGAIIMSLVAYNKMGGWQPMVNVLEQTNQLQKLSMMRPHGDASGLPWYAVFLGYPILGIWYWCADQTIVQRVLGAKDENHGRAGSLFCGFMKILPVFIFVMPGLFAWTLYKTGQLNIDSLKVIHEGKETINSKGIYTLMILQLVPKGLAGILVAALLSGLMSQISGALNSISTLVSYDMYKRWRPQATDDSLVKVGKIAAGASLVFSLLLLPLLNRYESIFNGLNDIIAHIAPPITCVFLLGVFWKGASAQSAKLTLYLGSALGVLVFITGKVFPASLIGQIPFMVMAFYLFCVCVAIQVVTAKLYPVVYSPQSEVLYWQSPFEALKSPGWKGIGNYKFLSVMLIVIMSVLFWIFR, from the coding sequence ATGATAAACAGCATCGACGGTGTAATAAGCTTAATATATATTATCGCCATATTTATAATTGGTCTGTGGGCGGGCATCAGGCACAAAGCCAAAAGTAACGGAAGCTCCGCTAATGAATATTTTTTAGCTGGCAAAACCCTGCGCTGGCCTATGATTGGTTTGGCGCTATTTGCTACCAATATTTCATGTATACATTTGGTGAGTTTGGCTCAGAGCGGGTTTGACTCTGGATTGCTTAACGGCAATTTCGAATGGATGGCTTCGTTTACGCTGATTTTGCTGGCAGTATTTTTTGTTCCATTCTATCTCAAATCAGGCGTATCCACGCTGCCCGATTTTTTAGAAAAAAGATATGACCGCGCCAGTCGCGATTGGTTGGCAATTGTATCGGTTGCTTCGGCCATAATAATACATATTGCCTTTTCGTTATTGGCCGGGGGGATTGTGTTGCAAACGCTTTTAGGGATTAATATGTATTATAGCGTTATTGCTATCGCCATCATCACTGCTGTTTACACTATAGTTGGCGGATTAACTGCCGTAGTGGTTACAGAATCCATACAAACGGTGGTGCTGCTCGCCGGCGCTATAATTATGAGTTTGGTTGCTTACAACAAAATGGGTGGTTGGCAACCCATGGTAAACGTGCTCGAGCAAACCAACCAGTTGCAAAAACTGTCAATGATGCGCCCTCACGGCGATGCAAGTGGCTTGCCGTGGTATGCCGTGTTTTTGGGCTATCCTATATTAGGTATTTGGTATTGGTGTGCCGATCAAACTATTGTACAAAGAGTTTTAGGCGCTAAAGACGAAAATCATGGCCGTGCAGGCTCACTGTTTTGCGGTTTCATGAAAATTTTGCCGGTGTTTATTTTTGTTATGCCCGGTTTATTTGCCTGGACCTTGTATAAAACCGGACAGCTAAATATTGATAGTTTAAAGGTAATACACGAGGGCAAAGAAACAATTAACAGCAAAGGAATATACACCCTGATGATCTTACAGCTTGTGCCCAAGGGACTGGCCGGTATACTTGTGGCTGCGTTATTGTCGGGTTTAATGAGCCAGATATCTGGGGCTTTAAACTCCATATCAACTTTGGTAAGTTATGATATGTATAAACGCTGGCGCCCTCAGGCTACTGATGATTCATTAGTGAAAGTGGGAAAGATAGCTGCCGGTGCTTCACTGGTTTTTTCATTATTGCTCTTGCCGCTTCTCAACCGGTACGAAAGTATTTTTAACGGATTGAATGATATTATTGCGCACATTGCTCCGCCCATTACCTGCGTTTTTTTACTCGGGGTGTTTTGGAAAGGGGCATCCGCTCAATCGGCAAAACTTACACTATACCTGGGTTCGGCCTTGGGCGTGTTGGTTTTTATAACCGGAAAGGTTTTTCCGGCATCGCTTATAGGTCAAATACCATTTATGGTAATGGCGTTCTATTTATTTTGCGTTTGTGTGGCCATTCAGGTTGTTACGGCAAAGCTTTACCCTGTAGTTTATAGTCCGCAAAGCGAGGTGCTGTATTGGCAATCGCCATTTGAAGCGCTTAAATCTCCGGGATGGAAAGGTATAGGCAATTACAAGTTTTTGTCGGTTATGCTTATCGTTATCATGTCGGTTCTATTCTGGATATTCCGGTAA